A stretch of Ectothiorhodospiraceae bacterium BW-2 DNA encodes these proteins:
- a CDS encoding beta-N-acetylhexosaminidase, whose protein sequence is MSLGVVMIDLQGESITAEERQRLLHPHVGGVILFSRNFGSVAQLQALVSELHQLRRPPLLVAVDHEGGRVQRFREGFTALPAAGAIGAIFAHDRPRARELAEASGWVMAAELRSCGIDFSFTPVLDIDYGCSRVIGDRAFHSTAEGVSDLALHYMHGIKQAGMAAIGKHFPGHGGVEADSHHALPIDSRDWETILYHDLRPFKRLIDNGLDGVMPAHVLYVAIDSQPAGFSRFWLQQVLRQQFAFSGAIFSDDLSMEGAREAGSMIERAQLALKAGCDMVLVCNRPHEVESLLQQLPPQLDPLQQAHRVRLHGRGRFTLKQLHYHQRWQRAVESLQGLI, encoded by the coding sequence GTGTCTTTAGGTGTGGTGATGATCGATCTGCAAGGTGAGTCGATCACCGCAGAGGAGCGGCAGCGACTACTCCACCCCCATGTGGGAGGGGTGATTCTCTTTAGCCGCAATTTTGGCTCGGTGGCGCAGCTACAGGCGTTGGTCAGTGAGCTGCACCAGCTACGGCGACCGCCGCTACTGGTTGCCGTGGATCACGAAGGGGGGCGGGTGCAGCGGTTTCGGGAGGGGTTTACCGCACTACCTGCCGCTGGCGCTATCGGCGCAATTTTTGCCCATGATAGGCCTAGAGCCAGAGAGCTAGCTGAGGCATCGGGGTGGGTGATGGCGGCTGAGCTGCGTAGCTGTGGGATCGACTTTAGCTTTACGCCGGTGCTCGATATCGACTATGGCTGTAGCCGCGTGATTGGGGATCGCGCCTTCCATTCGACCGCTGAGGGGGTTAGCGATCTGGCGCTGCACTATATGCACGGCATCAAACAGGCGGGAATGGCGGCTATCGGCAAACACTTTCCCGGCCATGGTGGCGTCGAGGCCGACTCCCACCATGCGCTGCCGATCGACTCTCGTGACTGGGAGACGATCCTCTACCACGACCTACGCCCCTTTAAACGCCTTATCGATAACGGCCTAGATGGCGTGATGCCGGCGCATGTTCTCTATGTGGCGATCGATAGCCAGCCGGCCGGCTTCTCCCGCTTCTGGTTACAGCAGGTGTTGCGGCAGCAGTTCGCCTTTAGTGGCGCTATCTTTAGTGATGATCTATCAATGGAGGGGGCGCGGGAGGCCGGCTCAATGATCGAGCGGGCGCAATTGGCGCTTAAGGCGGGGTGTGATATGGTGCTAGTCTGTAATCGACCGCACGAGGTGGAGTCGCTGCTACAGCAGCTCCCTCCCCAACTCGATCCATTACAGCAGGCGCACCGAGTGCGACTTCACGGCAGGGGCAGGTTTACCTTAAAACAGTTACACTATCACCAGAGGTGGCAGCGAGCCGTGGAGTCGTTGCAGGGGTTGATTTGA
- a CDS encoding hypoxanthine-guanine phosphoribosyltransferase codes for MTDLAHIYRVYQRAELLYDRPQVELALRQLAEQINRQLAETNPLVLTVLNGGTIAAGILLPYLNFPLECDYIHASRYRGETTGGERLHWYARPQTPLRGRTVLLVDDILDQGDTLAALIDYCQSEGAAAVYSAVMARKNIATPQRGRADFIALELPDRYLFGMGLDYKGYWRNAAGIFAVEGI; via the coding sequence ATGACCGATCTTGCCCACATCTATCGCGTCTATCAGCGGGCAGAGCTGCTCTACGATAGACCACAGGTGGAGCTAGCGCTGCGGCAGCTAGCCGAGCAGATTAACCGCCAGTTGGCCGAGACCAACCCGTTGGTCTTAACCGTCTTAAATGGCGGGACGATTGCGGCGGGTATTCTCCTCCCCTACCTTAACTTTCCCCTAGAGTGCGACTACATTCACGCTAGCCGCTACCGAGGCGAGACAACGGGGGGGGAGCGCCTACACTGGTATGCTAGGCCGCAGACTCCGCTGCGGGGGCGAACGGTGCTGCTGGTTGATGATATTCTCGATCAGGGAGATACCCTAGCTGCGCTCATCGACTACTGCCAGAGCGAGGGGGCGGCGGCGGTCTATAGCGCGGTGATGGCGCGTAAAAATATCGCCACACCGCAGCGGGGGCGGGCCGATTTTATCGCCCTAGAGCTACCAGATCGCTATCTATTCGGCATGGGGCTCGACTATAAGGGCTACTGGCGCAATGCAGCGGGTATCTTTGCGGTGGAGGGGATTTAG
- a CDS encoding S-methyl-5'-thioinosine phosphorylase: MEQRFALIGGTGLTALPGLEIVAQHDLISRYGAPSAKISVGVGLGRELLFLPRHGENHSIPPHKINYRANIDLLRQLEVTHIVAVNAVGGIRADLAPASLVLPSQIIDYSWGREHTFHDGPPDPVAHIDFSAPYSEPLRQQLLQAASRGNIKLIEGGVYGVTQGPRLESCAEIVRLERDGCDMVGMTAMPEAALAKEAGIDYVTVAIVANWAAGKQGADLTMGAIEAAIATATGELQQLLTEWLKY; encoded by the coding sequence ATTGAACAACGATTCGCCCTGATAGGGGGCACTGGTTTAACGGCGTTACCGGGGTTGGAGATCGTGGCACAACACGATCTGATAAGTCGCTACGGTGCCCCTTCGGCCAAGATTAGCGTTGGAGTGGGACTAGGGCGAGAGCTCCTCTTTCTCCCGCGTCATGGCGAAAATCACTCTATCCCGCCGCATAAAATCAACTATCGGGCCAATATCGATCTGCTGCGCCAGCTCGAAGTGACACATATTGTGGCGGTTAATGCGGTCGGGGGGATTCGAGCCGACTTAGCCCCGGCATCGCTAGTGCTGCCATCGCAGATTATCGACTATAGCTGGGGACGGGAGCATACTTTCCATGACGGCCCCCCCGATCCTGTGGCCCATATCGACTTTAGCGCCCCCTATAGCGAGCCGCTACGACAGCAGTTACTGCAAGCGGCCAGTCGCGGTAACATTAAGCTGATTGAAGGAGGGGTCTATGGGGTGACCCAAGGGCCAAGGTTAGAGAGCTGCGCCGAAATAGTGCGCCTAGAGCGCGATGGTTGCGATATGGTGGGGATGACCGCAATGCCCGAGGCGGCGCTGGCTAAAGAGGCGGGCATTGACTATGTCACCGTGGCGATTGTGGCTAACTGGGCGGCGGGTAAACAGGGGGCCGATCTGACGATGGGCGCCATAGAAGCTGCCATTGCAACAGCAACGGGTGAGCTGCAACAATTGTTGACCGAATGGCTAAAGTATTAA
- a CDS encoding F0F1 ATP synthase subunit A: MAGEIHTSSDYIKHHLQNLTFGQHPDGSWGIAHSAQEAAEMGFWAIHLDTMFFSLLLGSLMMWLFHRAAKKASKEVPTGFQNFAEMMVEFIDNSVRGSFSAKNDLVAPLALTIFGWIFLMNLMDLVPVDFIPMLAMAIGIPYTKVVSTTDPNATFGMALAVFALVLYYSVKVKGVGGFVGELTLQPFGKWALPVNLFLEGVTLISKPISLALRLFGNMYAGEMIFILIAIMYSAGWLLAGFGGLLQIGWAIFHILIITLQAFIFMTLTIVYLDMAHQEHH; the protein is encoded by the coding sequence ATGGCTGGCGAAATACACACATCTTCCGACTATATCAAACACCATCTGCAGAATCTGACCTTTGGGCAGCATCCTGATGGGAGCTGGGGCATCGCCCACTCTGCTCAAGAGGCTGCCGAGATGGGGTTTTGGGCAATTCACTTAGATACGATGTTCTTTTCGCTGCTACTTGGCAGCCTTATGATGTGGCTGTTTCATCGGGCGGCCAAAAAGGCCTCAAAAGAGGTGCCGACCGGTTTTCAAAATTTTGCCGAAATGATGGTTGAGTTTATCGATAATAGTGTTCGAGGCTCGTTTAGCGCTAAAAACGATCTGGTTGCCCCCTTGGCGTTGACTATCTTTGGCTGGATCTTTTTGATGAATTTAATGGATTTGGTGCCGGTCGATTTTATACCTATGCTAGCGATGGCGATCGGTATCCCCTACACCAAAGTGGTCTCAACCACCGATCCTAACGCCACCTTTGGCATGGCGCTCGCGGTCTTTGCACTAGTGCTCTACTATAGCGTGAAGGTCAAGGGGGTTGGTGGCTTTGTCGGCGAGTTGACCCTGCAACCCTTTGGTAAGTGGGCACTACCGGTTAATCTGTTTCTTGAAGGGGTGACACTGATCTCCAAGCCGATCTCTCTGGCGCTACGACTATTTGGTAATATGTATGCCGGTGAGATGATCTTTATCTTGATTGCAATCATGTATAGCGCAGGTTGGCTCTTGGCCGGTTTTGGCGGGCTATTGCAGATTGGTTGGGCGATTTTTCATATCCTGATTATTACCCTTCAGGCATTTATCTTCATGACCCTGACTATCGTCTATCTCGATATGGCGCATCAGGAACATCACTAA
- a CDS encoding F0F1 ATP synthase subunit C, which yields MEQALLYIAGALMMGLGALGAAVGIGILGGRFLEGAARQPELIPMLRTQFFIVMGLVDAVPMIAVGLAMYVLFAVAG from the coding sequence ATGGAGCAAGCGTTACTCTATATCGCCGGTGCATTAATGATGGGTTTGGGAGCACTAGGTGCCGCTGTAGGTATCGGTATTCTCGGCGGCCGTTTTCTGGAAGGGGCAGCCCGCCAGCCTGAACTGATTCCGATGTTAAGAACCCAGTTTTTTATCGTCATGGGACTAGTTGACGCGGTGCCGATGATTGCGGTGGGGTTGGCCATGTATGTTCTGTTCGCCGTAGCAGGTTAA
- a CDS encoding F0F1 ATP synthase subunit B: MNINATLIGQAVAFFIFVWFCMRYVWPPLIEALNERKQSIADGLAAAERGRHEHELAERRATEIIRDAKEEAANIIALGQKRHNEIVDEASAAAKQEAENIKAAAQSEVEQERNRAREQLRRQVAELALMAAGKILEKEIDAAAHEKILRDVATKI, encoded by the coding sequence ATGAATATTAATGCAACATTGATAGGACAGGCAGTAGCGTTCTTCATTTTTGTCTGGTTCTGCATGAGGTATGTATGGCCGCCGCTGATTGAGGCGCTAAATGAGCGCAAGCAGTCGATTGCCGATGGCCTAGCCGCTGCGGAGCGTGGTCGCCACGAACACGAGTTGGCGGAGCGTCGAGCCACTGAGATTATTCGTGATGCGAAAGAGGAGGCGGCCAATATCATCGCATTAGGGCAGAAACGCCATAATGAGATTGTCGATGAGGCCTCAGCTGCAGCAAAGCAGGAGGCGGAGAATATTAAGGCAGCCGCCCAGAGTGAGGTGGAGCAGGAGCGGAATCGGGCTCGTGAGCAGTTGCGTCGGCAGGTTGCCGAACTAGCACTGATGGCGGCAGGTAAGATTCTCGAAAAAGAGATCGATGCCGCAGCGCACGAGAAGATTCTAAGGGATGTCGCGACTAAAATCTGA
- a CDS encoding F0F1 ATP synthase subunit delta: protein MAESRTIARPYAVAAFELAKEQELISRVGDELELVAVVAADTTAALFLFNPQIEQGNKVELFEKIATEPLTTISLNLLRIMTKNGRLAVLGEVAKIYQEMRAIAERKVEAEVISAVELTEVVRQMIVEALESRLGSSVTLNCRVDESLLGGTIIRTGDRVIDGSIAGKLQRMTHSLLR, encoded by the coding sequence ATGGCTGAAAGCAGAACAATTGCCAGACCCTATGCTGTTGCGGCCTTTGAGTTGGCCAAAGAGCAGGAGTTGATCTCCCGAGTTGGTGATGAGCTTGAACTGGTTGCGGTGGTTGCCGCCGACACAACAGCGGCACTCTTTCTGTTCAATCCTCAAATTGAGCAGGGTAACAAGGTTGAGCTGTTTGAGAAAATTGCAACCGAACCGTTAACTACCATTAGTTTGAATTTGCTGCGGATTATGACCAAAAACGGTCGCTTGGCAGTGTTGGGTGAGGTAGCGAAAATCTATCAGGAGATGAGAGCCATAGCCGAGCGAAAAGTTGAGGCTGAGGTCATCTCTGCTGTTGAACTAACCGAAGTGGTGCGTCAAATGATTGTTGAGGCGCTAGAGAGTCGGCTAGGAAGCAGTGTGACCCTAAACTGTCGTGTCGATGAGTCTCTTTTAGGCGGTACCATCATTCGCACAGGGGATAGGGTGATTGACGGTTCGATCGCGGGCAAACTGCAACGAATGACTCACTCGCTGCTGCGGTGA
- a CDS encoding F0F1 ATP synthase subunit alpha, with the protein MQLNPSEISDLIKQRITEFSGDTEAKTEGTVVSLTDGIARVHGLSSAMQGEMLEFPGNIFGMALNLERDSVGVVILGEYGSISEGDKVRCTGRIMEVPVGEELLGRVVDALGHPIDGRGELGTRQSSPVEKIAPGVLWRKSVDQPLQSGLKSIDAMVPVGRGQRELIIGDRQTGKTAVALDTIINQKGTGVKCIYVAVGQKASSVANVVRKLEEHGAMDHTIVVAATAANSAAEQFIAPYAGCAMGEYFRDRGEDALIVYDDLTKQAWAYRQVSLLLRRPPGREAYPGDVFYLHSRLLERAARVNADYVEKETHGAVKGKTGSLTALPIIETQAGDVSAFVPTNVISITDGQIFLESDLFNAGIRPAINAGLSVSRVGGAAQTKIIKKLGGGVRLDLAQYRELAAFAQFASDLDESTRKQIERGRRVTELMKQSQYAPMSVAQMALSLFAANQGYLDDVDVTKVVDFESALQNYVKSEHAELLERVNSEPVYDEAIENDFSKVIEQFKASHTW; encoded by the coding sequence ATGCAACTGAATCCATCAGAAATTAGTGATCTGATTAAGCAGCGTATTACCGAGTTTTCTGGTGATACTGAAGCAAAAACTGAAGGCACCGTGGTCAGTCTGACCGATGGTATTGCCCGAGTTCATGGTCTCTCTAGTGCAATGCAGGGGGAGATGCTGGAGTTCCCCGGTAATATTTTCGGTATGGCACTGAACCTTGAACGCGATTCAGTCGGTGTGGTTATTCTAGGTGAGTATGGCTCTATCTCTGAAGGCGACAAGGTCAGATGTACCGGTCGCATTATGGAGGTGCCGGTCGGTGAAGAGCTACTCGGACGAGTCGTGGACGCGCTCGGACACCCGATTGATGGTCGGGGTGAGTTAGGAACCCGCCAGAGCTCTCCGGTTGAGAAGATTGCCCCTGGGGTCTTGTGGCGCAAGTCGGTCGATCAGCCACTGCAGAGCGGGTTGAAGTCGATTGACGCAATGGTGCCTGTCGGTCGAGGACAGCGGGAGCTGATTATCGGTGATCGCCAGACAGGCAAGACTGCGGTGGCTCTTGATACCATTATCAATCAAAAAGGGACTGGGGTTAAGTGTATCTATGTCGCTGTGGGGCAGAAGGCCTCCTCCGTAGCCAATGTGGTACGCAAGTTAGAAGAGCACGGCGCGATGGATCATACTATCGTGGTTGCTGCAACGGCGGCTAACTCTGCGGCAGAGCAGTTTATCGCCCCCTATGCAGGGTGTGCTATGGGCGAATACTTTCGTGATCGAGGCGAAGATGCGCTGATTGTTTACGATGACCTGACAAAACAGGCATGGGCCTATCGTCAAGTCTCGCTACTGCTGCGCCGCCCCCCCGGTCGCGAAGCCTATCCGGGGGATGTCTTCTATCTCCACTCCCGCCTACTAGAACGGGCGGCGCGAGTCAATGCCGACTATGTTGAGAAGGAGACTCATGGAGCGGTTAAGGGTAAGACCGGCTCTTTAACTGCGCTGCCGATTATTGAGACCCAAGCGGGTGATGTCTCGGCCTTCGTTCCGACCAATGTTATCTCAATTACCGATGGCCAGATATTTCTGGAGTCAGATCTGTTTAATGCCGGCATTCGTCCGGCGATTAATGCGGGTCTATCGGTATCGCGGGTTGGGGGAGCGGCCCAGACTAAAATCATCAAAAAGCTCGGTGGTGGCGTGCGGCTCGATCTAGCTCAGTATCGTGAACTGGCGGCGTTTGCCCAGTTTGCCTCTGATCTAGATGAATCGACTCGGAAGCAGATTGAGCGGGGTCGTCGAGTCACCGAATTAATGAAGCAGTCGCAATATGCGCCGATGAGTGTGGCGCAGATGGCGCTATCACTCTTTGCCGCTAATCAGGGCTATCTCGACGATGTCGATGTGACTAAGGTAGTCGATTTTGAGAGTGCGCTGCAAAACTATGTGAAGTCGGAGCATGCCGAACTGCTAGAGCGGGTGAATAGTGAACCGGTCTATGATGAGGCGATAGAGAACGACTTTAGCAAGGTGATCGAGCAGTTTAAGGCCTCGCACACTTGGTAG
- a CDS encoding F0F1 ATP synthase subunit gamma has product MASGKEIRGQIKSVQGTQKITRAMEMVAASKMRKAQDRMNATRPYAENIVRVVSHLAHAHPEYSHPFMHQREVKRVGIIVVTTDRGLCGGLNINLFKQVVSAMQQWQQQGVEIDICAIGQKAKGFFCRLRSHVVAEQSHLGDAPKMEQLLGPAKVMLDKFSRGEIDELHLCYNRFVNTMTQSPQLDRLLPISLGDGKKSKELRYHWDYIYEPDPKDVLGDLMTRYVESLIYHGVVENLACEMAARMVAMKAATDNAGNLISELQLAYNKARQAAITQELSEIVSGAAAV; this is encoded by the coding sequence ATGGCAAGTGGTAAAGAGATTCGCGGGCAGATAAAGAGTGTGCAAGGCACACAAAAGATCACCCGTGCAATGGAGATGGTGGCGGCATCAAAGATGCGCAAAGCGCAAGATCGAATGAACGCAACTCGACCCTATGCTGAAAATATTGTTCGAGTGGTCAGCCATCTAGCACACGCCCATCCCGAATATAGCCACCCCTTTATGCATCAAAGGGAGGTCAAGCGTGTCGGTATCATCGTAGTAACGACTGATCGTGGGCTCTGTGGTGGACTCAACATCAATCTGTTTAAACAGGTTGTTTCGGCCATGCAGCAGTGGCAGCAGCAGGGCGTTGAGATCGATATCTGCGCGATTGGACAAAAGGCGAAAGGGTTCTTTTGTCGGCTGCGCAGTCATGTGGTTGCCGAACAGAGCCACCTAGGGGATGCCCCGAAGATGGAGCAGCTACTCGGCCCTGCCAAAGTGATGCTCGATAAGTTTAGTCGAGGTGAGATAGACGAGCTGCACCTCTGTTATAACCGTTTTGTCAATACCATGACCCAGTCACCGCAGCTAGATAGGCTGCTGCCGATATCGTTAGGTGACGGTAAAAAGAGCAAAGAGCTGCGTTATCACTGGGACTATATCTATGAGCCCGATCCGAAAGATGTGTTGGGGGATCTGATGACTCGCTATGTCGAGTCACTCATCTATCATGGGGTAGTCGAGAATCTTGCTTGCGAAATGGCAGCTCGAATGGTGGCGATGAAAGCGGCGACCGATAATGCCGGTAATCTGATTAGTGAGCTGCAGTTAGCCTATAACAAGGCGCGTCAGGCGGCGATTACCCAAGAGTTATCGGAGATTGTCAGTGGTGCGGCTGCGGTTTAA
- the atpD gene encoding F0F1 ATP synthase subunit beta yields MSSGKIVQIIGAVVDVQFPRDALPKIYDALKVTEVDLTLEVQQQMGDGVVRTIAMGSTDGLRREMESVNTGSPISVPVGQETLGRIMDVLGNPVDEAGPIGEKLRMPIHRSPPSYADQSSAIEILETGIKVIDLVMPIAKGGKIGLFGGAGVGKTVTLMELIRNIAVEHSGFSVFAGVGERTREGNDFYHEMSEGGVLDKVALVYGQMNEPPGNRLRVALTGLTMAEYFRDEGRDVLMFIDNIYRYTLAGTEVSALLGRMPSAVGYQPTLAEEMGVLQERITSTRTGSITSFQAVYVPADDLTDPSPATTFAHLDATLVLSRQIAELGIYPAVDPLDSTSRILDPLVVGEEHYSVARKVQSILQRYKELRDIIAILGMDELSEEDKLTVARARKLQRFLSQPFFVAEVFTGAPGKYSSLSETIAGFKSICEGDYDHLPEQAFYMVGSIDEAVEKAKSL; encoded by the coding sequence ATGAGTTCTGGAAAGATCGTGCAAATAATCGGGGCTGTGGTCGATGTGCAGTTTCCGCGTGATGCGTTACCAAAAATTTATGATGCGCTCAAAGTAACAGAGGTTGACTTAACCCTTGAGGTACAGCAGCAGATGGGGGATGGGGTTGTACGCACCATCGCCATGGGCTCTACCGATGGCCTGCGTCGGGAGATGGAGAGCGTCAATACCGGTAGTCCGATTTCGGTTCCGGTAGGACAGGAGACCTTAGGCCGGATTATGGATGTCCTCGGTAATCCTGTCGATGAGGCCGGCCCGATCGGTGAGAAGCTACGGATGCCAATCCACCGCTCACCACCGAGCTACGCCGACCAATCCTCGGCGATTGAGATTCTTGAGACCGGCATTAAAGTCATCGACTTAGTCATGCCGATCGCTAAGGGGGGCAAAATTGGGCTCTTTGGGGGAGCCGGTGTCGGTAAGACCGTTACCCTCATGGAGCTAATTCGTAACATTGCGGTTGAGCATAGCGGCTTCTCCGTCTTTGCCGGAGTGGGAGAGCGGACTCGTGAAGGGAACGACTTCTACCACGAAATGAGCGAAGGGGGGGTACTCGATAAGGTCGCCTTGGTCTATGGCCAGATGAACGAGCCTCCCGGTAACCGCCTGCGTGTGGCGCTAACTGGGTTGACCATGGCCGAATATTTTCGTGATGAGGGGCGAGATGTATTGATGTTTATCGATAACATCTACCGCTATACCCTAGCGGGAACCGAAGTCTCGGCTCTATTAGGGCGGATGCCCTCTGCGGTAGGGTACCAGCCGACGCTAGCTGAGGAGATGGGGGTACTACAGGAGCGGATTACCTCGACCCGAACCGGCTCAATTACCTCATTTCAAGCGGTCTATGTGCCGGCTGATGACTTGACCGATCCCTCCCCCGCAACCACCTTCGCCCACCTTGATGCCACCTTGGTGCTATCACGGCAGATTGCCGAGCTAGGTATCTATCCGGCGGTCGATCCGCTCGACTCGACCTCTCGTATTCTCGACCCGCTAGTGGTGGGTGAGGAGCACTATAGCGTGGCCCGAAAGGTGCAGTCGATTTTGCAGCGCTATAAAGAGCTACGAGACATTATCGCCATTTTGGGTATGGATGAGCTCTCCGAAGAGGATAAGCTAACGGTGGCTAGAGCGCGTAAACTGCAGCGCTTTTTGTCGCAACCCTTCTTTGTGGCCGAAGTCTTTACTGGTGCTCCGGGGAAATACTCCTCTTTGAGTGAGACCATTGCCGGCTTTAAATCTATCTGTGAAGGTGACTATGATCATCTACCAGAGCAGGCCTTCTATATGGTCGGCTCTATTGATGAGGCGGTCGAAAAGGCCAAATCACTCTAA
- a CDS encoding F0F1 ATP synthase subunit epsilon: MGMTMHVHIASVEEEIFSGTVEQVHAPGEMGELGIFPRHTQLLTRIKPGEVRVHKEGGGIESFFVSGGILEVQPHVVTLLADTALRARDVDEAEARAAMERASKLLEERSKHPQIELAQAQAELAEASAKIQISKNLREKLRGNRT; encoded by the coding sequence ATGGGCATGACAATGCATGTGCATATTGCGAGTGTGGAGGAGGAGATATTCTCTGGCACAGTTGAGCAGGTGCACGCCCCAGGTGAGATGGGTGAGCTGGGGATCTTTCCCCGCCATACCCAACTACTTACCCGCATCAAGCCAGGAGAGGTGAGAGTTCACAAAGAGGGGGGAGGGATTGAGAGTTTCTTTGTCTCAGGGGGGATTCTTGAAGTTCAGCCCCATGTCGTAACGCTATTAGCAGACACAGCTCTGCGGGCTAGAGATGTCGATGAGGCGGAGGCTCGGGCAGCGATGGAGCGAGCGAGCAAGCTGCTCGAAGAGCGGAGCAAACATCCTCAAATTGAGCTAGCTCAAGCTCAAGCTGAACTGGCTGAGGCCTCGGCAAAAATTCAGATTTCAAAAAATCTGCGCGAGAAGCTGCGCGGGAATCGCACCTAA
- a CDS encoding FxsA family protein: protein MKLLIFLLFPALEIYLFIVVGEAIGALNTVLLIFATLILGFVIMSVKGRGSVEKWKQQLREGAITQPVVLFDALYAAVSGVLLIIPGFISDTIGLLLLLRPIRTALLRQLLSLVMVPYAQVFSANTSTTDPLSPHPSVSKDSHSPSKGRTIEGDYKHDD from the coding sequence ATGAAACTACTAATCTTTTTGCTATTTCCCGCGCTAGAGATCTACCTATTTATTGTGGTAGGCGAGGCGATTGGGGCATTAAATACGGTACTCCTTATCTTTGCGACCCTCATTTTGGGCTTTGTGATCATGTCAGTCAAGGGGAGAGGGAGCGTTGAGAAATGGAAGCAGCAACTTAGAGAGGGGGCAATAACACAACCTGTGGTGCTGTTTGATGCCCTCTATGCCGCTGTTTCTGGAGTGCTATTGATTATTCCCGGCTTTATCTCCGATACGATCGGCCTGCTGCTACTGTTAAGGCCGATTCGGACCGCGCTACTACGACAGCTACTATCATTGGTGATGGTGCCGTATGCTCAAGTCTTTTCAGCGAATACCTCGACGACTGACCCCTTAAGCCCTCACCCCTCAGTCTCAAAGGACTCTCACAGCCCCTCGAAAGGGCGTACGATTGAGGGCGACTACAAGCACGACGATTAG
- a CDS encoding co-chaperone GroES gives MNIRPLHDRILVRRMEEETMTAGGIVLPGSAAEKPNRGEVLAVGKGKILEGGEVRPMDVKVGDQVLFGQYSGSAVKVEGEELLMMREEDVMGVIE, from the coding sequence ATGAATATTCGTCCGCTTCATGATCGGATTTTAGTCCGTCGCATGGAAGAAGAGACAATGACCGCAGGGGGAATTGTCTTGCCCGGTTCAGCAGCAGAAAAACCGAATCGTGGTGAGGTGCTTGCTGTTGGTAAAGGCAAAATTCTCGAAGGGGGTGAGGTTCGTCCTATGGATGTTAAAGTCGGCGATCAGGTGCTGTTTGGCCAATACTCCGGTAGTGCGGTGAAGGTCGAAGGCGAAGAGCTGCTGATGATGCGCGAAGAGGATGTCATGGGAGTTATTGAGTAG